The following are encoded in a window of Castanea sativa cultivar Marrone di Chiusa Pesio chromosome 5, ASM4071231v1 genomic DNA:
- the LOC142635483 gene encoding putative receptor-like protein kinase At5g39000 — protein MTGASMEGVSKLFRTLGKRSKPKPSSALPEGSCRQFSLAEMKIATNNFDDKLLVGEGGFGRVYKGFIDDCNKTVAIKRLKLKPGQGLVYEDLRTEVVLLCQLRHPNLVPLIGYCIDEGENILVYEFIVNGNLFRKLYYTDHDDHDRLSWKERLRICIGVARALHYLHTRVKQTIIHGFC, from the coding sequence ATGACTGGAGCATCAATGGAAGGTGTTTCAAAGTTATTCAGAACTTTGGGGAAGAgatcaaaaccaaaaccatCTTCAGCTCTTCCTGAGGGATCATGCCGTCAATTTTCACTGGCTGAGATGAAGATTGCTACCAATAACTTCGATGATAAATTACTAGTTGGTGAGGGGGGTTTTGGCAGAGTATATAAGGGGTTTATTGATGACTGTAACAAAACCGTTGCAATAAAGCGGTTGAAACTCAAGCCGGGCCAGGGTCTTGTTTACGAGGACTTAAGGACCGAGGTGGTGTTGCTTTGCCAGCTACGCCACCCCAACCTCGTCCCTCTCATCGGATATTGTATTGATGAAGGCGAGAATATCCTAGTCTATGAGTTCATTGTCAACGGCAACCTCTTCAGAAAACTCTACTACACGGACCACGATGATCATGATCGCCTCTCGTGGAAAGAAAGACTCCGGATTTGCATTGGGGTGGCGCGTGCACTGCACTACCTTCACACTAGGGTCAAGCAAACTATTATCCACGGTTTCTGTTGA
- the LOC142635484 gene encoding receptor-like protein kinase ANXUR2 has translation MALYGLPGHTVCVFLEEDLIRDRRGKQPQSTPILHHFNLVAVGMKVLSEFISKLLRTSGKRRSEETNLPCRRFSLAEIKTATNNFDRTLVISEDLYNGRVYKGYIDDRTISVAVKRTDLRSGKNEVLLLCQLHHPNLVRLIGYCLDKSKMFTVYEFMVNRYLGDHIYATKRHEPLPWKQRLQICIGVARGLHYLHTGLKHCIVHRDVEPRNILLDEKWEAKLGAFEFSEMGPPSLSTASIKMKFDEIVGTPGYIAPENFIVSMGDHSDKSDVYSFGIVLLEVLCARKLVEDSAEREEEIYLPDWAQKCKEEGTIKQIIDPHLMGKITPDCLNIYVDIVTSCLQFEVKDRPTIVEVEVGLEHALELQESADAASKDVDPVCDQKCTTSTDLSLDTTTPNGK, from the exons ATGGCTCTGTATGGATTGCCTGGACATACAG TTTGTGTATTTTTGGAAGAGGATCTTATCCGTGATCGCCGGGGCAAGCAGCCACAATCTACTCCCATCCTGCATCATTTCAACCTCGTTGCCGTTGGTATGAAAGTTCTTTCAGAGTTTATATCAAAGTTATTAAGGACGTCCGGTAAAAGAAGGTCAGAGGAAACAAACCTTCCATGCCGTCGATTTTCACTGGCCGAGATCAAGACAGCTACCAATAACTTCGATCGTACTTTAGTAATTAGTGAGGATCTTTATAATGGGAGAGTATACAAGGGGTATATTGATGACCGTACCATAAGCGTTGCAGTAAAGCGTACGGATTTAAGGTCGGGTAAGAACGAGGTGCTGTTGCTTTGCCAGTTACACCACCCTAACCTCGTCCGTCTCATCGGATATTGTCTCGATAAAAGCAAGATGTTCACAGTCTACGAATTCATGGTGAATAGATACCTCGGTGACCACATTTACGCCACTAAACGCCATGAGCCCCTCCCGTGGAAACAAAGACTCCAGATTTGCATTGGAGTGGCGCGTGGACTGCACTACCTTCACACTGGGCTGAAGCATTGTATTGTCCACCGTGACGTGGAGCCGAGAAACATTCTTCTGGACGAGAAATGGGAGGCCAAGTTGGGAGCTTTCGAGTTTTCCGAGATGGGTCCCCCTAGTTTGTCAACGGCttcaattaaaatgaaatttgatgaAATTGTGGGTACTCCTGGATACATTGCTCCGGAGAATTTCATTGTCAGTATGGGGGATCATAGCGATAAATCTGACGTTTACTCTTTTGGTATTGTACTGTTGGAAGTGCTCTGTGCCAGAAAGCTAGTGGAAGACTCAGcggagagagaagaagagatttACCTGCCTGACTGGGCCCAAAAATGCAAAGAAGAAGGGACCATAAAACAGATAATTGATCCGCATCTGATGGGGAAGATAACCCCTGATTGTTTAAACATATATGTGGACATTGTGACCTCTTGTTTGCAATTTGAGGTTAAGGATCGTCCCACAATTGTTGAAGTGGAAGTAGGCCTCGAACATGCATTGGAGCTGCAAGAGAGCGCAGATGCTGCTAGCAAGGATGTGGATCCTGTTTGTGATCAAAAGTGCACCACATCTACCGACTTGTCCTTGGACACCACCACGCCTAACGGCAAATGA
- the LOC142635485 gene encoding uncharacterized protein LOC142635485: MYDYDIILEMDWLAAYHASVGCFGIEVVFRPPREPKVQFKGSRMHALPRVISTLQAKRLLQKVCQGYLANVVDTRKEILKLDDIPVVREFPNVFRKDLPGIPIDREIEFSFDLLAGTSPISKAPNRMAPTELKELKEQLQELLDKGLIRPSASPWGTPVLFVKKKDGTIRLFIDYHKLNRVTVKKKYPLPRINDLFDQLQGAQVFSKIDLCSRVVHEYLDRLVIVFIDDILSFFKSMEEHEEHIRIKELNTRQQRWLELIKDCDCSTNYHPSKANVVVNALSRKSSGFSAALLTTQKEIIDNLERMGIEIVMGDSQVFMANLIIQPTLIEKIKSSPIDDAKIVKIIGEVQEGKRPEFNVSNNGVLRFENRLCMPNDFALNKEIMEEAHRTPYSVHPGSTKMYRDIQETYWRNNMKREIA, from the exons ATGTATGACTATGATATAATTTTGGAGATGGACTGGTTGGCGGCTTATCATGCTAGTGTAGGTTGTTTTGGAATCGAGGTGGTGTTTCGGCCTCCAAGAGAACCCAAAGTTCAATTTAAGGGCTCTAGGATGCATGCTTTACCTAGGGTGATATCAACCCTTCAAGCTAAGCGTCTATTACAGAAAGTATGCCAAGGGTACCTAGCTAATGTGGTGGACACTAGGAAAGAAATATTGAAGTTAGATGATATCCCTGTTGTGAGGGAGTTTCCTAATGTCTTTCGTAAAGACCTACCAGGGATACCTATAGATAGGGAGATTGAATTCTCCTTTGATTTGCTCGCTGGAACTTCTCCTATATCGAAAGCACCAAACCGGATGGCACCAACTGAACTTAAGGAACTCAAGGAACAATTACAAGAGCTCCTTGATAAAGGGCTCATCAGACCAAGTGCATCTCCTTGGGGTACACCAGttttatttgtgaaaaagaAGGATGGGACTATAAGGTTGTTTATTGACTACCATAAGTTAAACCGAGTTACTGTGAAAAAGAAATACCCTCTCCCTCGTATTAATGACCTATTTGATCAATTGCAAGGGGCACAAGTCTTCTCTAAGATTGACCTTTGTTCTAG GGTGGTTCATGAGTACTTAGACCGCCTTGTTATTGTCtttattgatgacattctaaGCTTCTTcaaaagcatggaagaacatgaagagcACATAagaatt AAAGAATTGAATACGAGACAACAAAGGTGGCTTGAGTTGATTAAAGACTGTGATTGCTCAACCAATTACCATCCAAGCAAGGCTAATGTGGTGGTTAATGCACTTAGTCGGAAGTCTTCTGGTTTCTCAGCTGCCTTGTTAACTACTCAAAAGGAGATTATTGATAACTTGGAGAGGATGGGAATTGAAATTGTCATGGGTGATTCCCAAGTTTTTATGGCCAATTTGATAATACAACCCACTTTGATTGAGAAGATTAAGAGTTCACCgattgatgatgcaaaaattGTAAAGATCATAGGAGAAGTACAAGAAGGGAAGAGACCAGAATTTAATGTGTCGAACAATGGTGTTTTGAGGTTTGAAAATAGACTTTGTATGCCAAATGATTTTGCATTAAATAAAGAGATTATGGAAGAAGCTCATCGTACCCCATACTCAGTGCACCCTGGTAGCACTAAAATGTATCGTGACATTCAAGAAACTTATTGGCGGAATAACATGAAGAGAGAGATAGCTTAG
- the LOC142633886 gene encoding receptor-like protein kinase FERONIA translates to MESVSKSISKLLRRPKQSSVLPEELCRRFSLAEIKIATNNFDNDLVIHQWGFCRAYKGFIDDCTRTVTIKRLITKSGQGFEHLLRTEVLLLCQLRHPNLVPLIGYCIDEDENILVCEFMVNGCLYRKLYKDHDKDPLPWKQRLKICVGVASVLHSLHTGVKHTIIHHDVKLDNILLDEKWEAKLSDFLSSKTCPPNLSTVRFVYREEDTTSLIRGTMGLHLDAEFLVSGMVTDKSDVYSFGMVLLQLLCCRKPSYVVDWARKHIQEGTINEMIDPYLIGKIAPECLKIYLDIATSCIRTKGVDRPTMGEVEIELEHALQLQESADAASKDGVDPSGEYNYPIVDYTGPASPTPEPEDSIWDSYSTTSADLSFNTTMPNNQ, encoded by the coding sequence ATGGAATCTGTTTCAAAGTCTATATCAAAGTTATTGAGGAGACCAAAACAATCTTCAGTTCTTCCTGAGGAATTATGCCGCCGATTTTCACTGGCCGAGATCAAGATAGCTACCAATAACTTCGATAATGATTTAGTAATTCACCAGTGGGGGTTTTGCAGAGCATATAAGGGATTTATTGATGACTGTACCAGAACCGTTACAATAAAGCGGTTGATTACCAAGTCAGGACAGGGTTTTGAGCACTTATTAAGGACTGAGGTGCTATTGCTTTGTCAGCTTCGCCACCCTAACCTCGTCCCTCTCATTGGATATTGCATTGATGAAGACGAGAATATCCTAGTCTGCGAGTTCATGGTCAATGGATGCCTCTACAGAAAACTCTACAAGGACCACGACAAAGATCCACTCCCATGGAAACAAAGACTAAAGATTTGTGTTGGAGTGGCAAGTGTGCTACACTCCCTTCACACTGGGGTAAAGCATACTATCATCCACCATGACGTGAAGCTAGACAACATTCTGTTGGACGAGAAATGGGAGGCCAAGTTGTCAGATTTCTTGTCCTCAAAGACGTGTCCCCCGAATTTGTCAACGGTTCGTTTTGTATACAGGGAGGAAGATACAACTTCTTTGATTCGTGGTACTATGGGACTACACTTGGATGCCGAGTTCCTTGTGAGTGGGATGGTGACTGATAAATCTGACGTCTACTCTTTTGGTATGGTACTTCTGCAACTACTCTGTTGCAGAAAACCGTCCTATGTGGTTGATTGGGCCAGAAAGCATATACAAGAAGGAACCATTAATGAGATGATTGATCCTTATCTGATAGGGAAGATAGCTCCAGAGTGTTTGAAGATATACTTGGACATTGCCACTTCTTGCATTCGAACTAAGGGAGTGGATCGTCCTACGATGGGTGAAGTGGAGATAGAGCTTGAACATGCACTGCAGCTGCAAGAGAGTGCAGATGCTGCGAGCAAGGATGGCGTGGATCCTTCTGGTGAATACAACTATCCCATTGTTGACTATACAGGCCCTGCTTCTCCAACGCCTGAGCCTGAGGATTCAATTTGGGATTCATATAGCACCACTTCTGCCGACTTGTCCTTCAACACCACCATGCCAAACAACCAATGA